CTACCAAAACCTAACAAAAATGTCAATAACTTACACAATGTAAACACTACCTACCAACTCGGCAAGGTTTTCATCGGTGAATTGGGGGTTGAAACCAATCCGTTTGCCCCCTTGACGAATCTCGGCGAGATAGATAATTGTTTCGACTGCTTCTCGCTGACAGAAAAAGAGTCTTCGCAAAAGATCGTCGCGTGCCCAATGTCGCAGGAGTTCACGGGTTACGGGTGTGGCGTTTAAGTAATTGGAATTGCGCCAGCGTTCGACATCTGCGCGTAGGGCGTTGACCAATGGGAGGTCGTCCCATTCCTCTTCCCGGAAGAGTTGGAGCTGCTGGCTGCCGGTGCGTTGGGTTTTATACCAGTAGCCTGCCTCGCGCCGTCCTTCTTGTCTGATGACTTCTCCGGTCTGCTCATAAAACCAGTGTGCATTCGGTTTTTCGTAGGGACTGCACAGGATGGGTTGTTCTACAGGTTGGATTGGGAGTTCAAGTTGATTTTGATTCATGAAGATTCCTCGGTTTGTGTGTTAGCAGCTGCTTTTTGTGCTTTCCGGTTTTCTACAAATTTGGGGTCGTGTTTTTGTAATAACGCTAAGCATTCGACTTCAAGATCAAGCATTTCAGATGGTTCCGCGTGGTGGATCAGAATTTCCTTTATACCCTCCGGGGCATTCAATTTATCAAAATAGCCAGCCAATACACTAAGATTGTGATCTGGATCCTGAAGTTGAGACACAGCAGATTTGAGTATGGAAACAGAATCTTCCTGACCCAGCCCGACACTCACTTTAGCAAGTGAAACGACAGTTTGTGTTAAAAGAAGACGTTTCAGATTTAGATTCTCTGTTAACAAGCGGTTGAGCAATTTTGTAAGCCCCTGATAAGACTCATCTGTGTGGATACGACCGACAAAATTTACAAGACTTAACAGGAAGTAGGTTGTGTAGCTGTCTTGTTCACTATCAAGGTCTAAGTCCGCAATTGAATATAGGAATGTTGATGCTGGTGCAGCTTGTTGTGCAAATTTCGCATCAGGCGAACCTTCTGTAGCACTATCCTTGGTTGCTAACGGACATGTTTCAGTACCAAAACCGAATATCTCTAAAATCACATCTTTTTCGAGTCCGAATGGCTCAAGAGTTTGAAGAGGGGAGCGGCGAATAGCCTCTCCTAACAGAGAGTTCGTGTTCTTTTTCTGCGTCCCTTTGTTGATTTTTCATGAGACACCTCCTCAGCAGCTACCTTTTGTGCTTTCCATTCTTTTATACCTTAGGTGCTGCTGACCGCAGTTTTCGCGTCACGAGTGTGTAAAGGCTCATTCCTGCTTTCGCTGCTTCGTCTGCCAAAGCGTGATAAAGTTGTGTGTCAACAGGAACATTGAATGGTCCCTCGTATTCATTCCGCGCAGGTGCTTTTGGAATCGGTTCACCGTCCATTTGGTAGCATTCCTTCATCAGTTCCCACGCTGTTTTTAACTCCGCTAATGCTTCGGCGGGTGTCGGCCCGAAAGCTGAAACGTTTGGAAGTTCCACGAGATGTGCAAGATAATCGCCATCTTCATCAAAAAATACATTAACCATGAAGCCATCAAAAACATCTTTGGTCATTCTCCAATCGTCTCCAATCGGTATTATCTGTGTCAACCTATGATTCAAGTTTCAAACACATGTTGCCCCGCTGGGCTAAAATACAAATAGCCAGCCCCTACCCAATTTTTGTGAATTCAAAGTACGTAAGGTGATAGGTGTATTTTCTTGAGAAACACTTTAGCAAAGACAACGCGCCCTTTGTAAAGGGCGCGCTCTTGTGTAAGTCCCACCTATTTGCCAGCAGGTTTTTTGGGTGGTGGAGAAGGCTGCGCAGGTTTATTCCCTTCAGGTTTGGCTGGAGAAGAGGGCGGCAAGGGTTTCCCTGGTGGTTTGCGAAGTGGTTTGCGAGGTCCAGCAGCTTCAAGTATTCGCTCATATCCTGCTCTCGCTGGAAGGGGTTTCTTATTTTTCATGATAATAGCTCCTCTAACGTTTATAGCAAGTTAAACTCACCACATTGTCTATACAGTTTATCCGTTTGCGGGGATATTTCCTAAATTCAACCCAATGAATAGTGCCGTGCAAGAAACAGCAGTAATATAAGTAAAGACAGAAACATAACTCAAAAAACGCGTCATCCATGATGAGAAGGATTTCTGCTGTCCTGCATCCTCGTCACCCTCCAAAAAGTACTTTTCATTGAACTCACGCTGTCTGTCCAACGCGCGTTGACCGAAAAGGTATGAAAGTAGAGTGGATGTAATTGCCAAGACAAACATCAGCCAAGAAAGGTGTAGTACCCATACATAGTTAGCTCTTGACAGTTCAACTACGTTCTTTATGAAAACCAATGATAGTCCTAGACCTGCACTTGATAAAGAAAGAATTGCTTTGTCGAGATTCTCAACATTTGACAGATCGCGCTTAGAGAGGTCTTCCTCTTCTCTAACATATAACTCATAAAGTTTTTCTGCGTCATCAGAGTCTGAATCATCGTATGGATTTCGGCGTTCTTCGTCCATGATGTTTCCTATCTGGAGTTGGAGTAAACAGTATTGTCAGGTTCCAGTCAACGCTTTAATGAAGTATATCACAATCTAAAACATGATGTCAAATTCTTTACACATGTCGCCCAGCTGGGGCTAAAGAGGGTGTGTTATCGTATTCTATAAACATATTGAAGAAATACCCAAGCAAATAAACCCTAACGGGACTAAAAACGTGAATCGGACAAATTTCCACAATCCGCGTTAATCCGTGTCACCCGCATAATCCGCGATTCAGACAATCAGCATATATCACCCACCGAGAGAATCAAATTCCAGTTCGCAGTGGTGTGATTCATCGCACGTCCTCTGTGCCTAAGCTCACACTCTTTTTGTGGACGGCACACGGAGTGTACCTACTACTTTTAATATTGATTTCTCAAACTATGCACCGACATCACCTCATTCCCACGCGGGTCAATGACTTTGATGGCAACTTGTTTATGCTCACCAGCGGGGAAGGGTAACGATTCTGTGCCGCTGAATTTCTCAAATTGGCCTTCGTCAATGATACCTTTGAGGGCACGAGCGATTTTGTTCCAAGCACTTTTGTCGGGAAAGAAGGCTTGTGTAATGCAGAAGGTACGACCGTCGTAATCGGAATCGACGAACCACGCTGCGACTTTGTCGGCACCCGCAGAACTCACTGTGTTGTCTACGGGATTGTATATGTCCACACCCTCCATCTTGACGATGTATTCTTCATTGGCAACTTCTTCAAGTGTCGTGCGCGGCATTCCAAATACAGTAAATAGTTGTGTTGAAGGTGTTTCCTTAAGTAGGTCACCCATGGCGACATCGGGATTGATGTGTGCCATGTGAATACGGACTCTTGGATTCGGATCTTCTTGGATTATGGCTTGTGCTGCACCATCAAAACTGAAACCTGCAAAAACTAATTCATCGTAACCGCGGCGCGATGCAATGGGTAGGCACTCTTCAACTTGAACTGTTGTTACGGGACCGTGTTGTGGACCAAATACGACAGCAATGAGACGTTCGGTATCGTCATTTTCCCAACTTCCTTCGGCGTGAAGGATATCCCCTTCAAGCGGATCGAGTGAGGCGAATTTTAGCGTTTGGTTATTGGGAAACCGTACGCCGTCATTTCGGAGTAGGCGAATCATCTGGTCAAGGTATGCCTCAGCGTTGACAGCATCCTGTCCATCTGTCTCAGCGTCGTAAGTGTCCAAAGTTTCTTCCGGTTCGCCACCGATAGGGGAATCAATATCAAGTGACTCTTCGGGGGGTTGCACTGCCTCTACCGTGAAGGGTCCGCTTACCCGGATCCGCTTCCTGTCCACTTCTGGTTGGTCTACCAACTCTTCACTTTCAGACGACGCAGCGATACAAGCGTTCACCTCATCCATCTTTTTCCGCCACGCTTTGCGGTAATCGGTTAGGGCATCCTGTAAGGGTTGGGGCCAGTCAGGATCCATATCGAAAGGGACTTCCCACTCCTGCCAGCTTGTTTCCGGGAGTTGCCAGCGTCGTCGATCTGCATCCGTGATGGATCTTTTCCGCTCAAGTCTCTCTTTTTGTTCAAGTTTAGCGAGAAGTTTTGATCGAGTTTCCGGTGTAACTTCCCCTAAGGTCCGGTTTAGTATATCCAACTTCTCTTTGAGAATCGGTTCATGTTTTGTGAAGATAGGGTCAAGCGCAGTATTTTGAGCCATATTCTTGAGCGTAATGTACGCGGCACTTTTGTTTATTAAGCCCCCCGCGATACCCTTTGACTTGTCTTTGAGTTTGTAATAATCAAAAGTCGCTGTCAATATGCGCTGTCTTGCCAACGCAACCGAAACGCGACTCGTGTCGATCGTAATCCACCGTCTTCCCCATTGTTCGGCAACGTAGGCAGTTGTGCCACTTCCGCAGGTAGGATCAAGCACTAAATGACCGGGATCCGTTGTCATCAACATACATCGTTGAATAACTTTAGGCTGAGTCTCAACCACATAAGTCTTCTCTCGGCTACCAGCAGTATCCGTCCAGAGATTAGTGAGAGGTCTCCCAATAGCATCTTTAGCATACCGAATATAGTATAAAGCCCGTTCTTTACCAACAAGTCTCCTTTGTTTCATGAGGCGATTCAGCCCATCAATATTTGTGCTCCAACCCCTATTGCCGGGAGGAGTATAAGCCTGTCCCTCAAATTGATATTTATAGGTAGCACTTCCGCCACTCTGTGACGATACTGAAAGTTCCAAAAACCTCCTGCTTTCCTTAGGTAATAGCCATGGTTTTTCTTTTTCTTCCACTGACATTCCCCTGCGCGTTCCATCCTCCAGTTCAACCTGAGTATAACGTCTAAGAAGCGGATCGGAAGTTCGTTCATCCCATTCCAGCCAGAGTGGGTTGTACTTCATCCGGACCTTGTCTTTAGCATACCACAAGATATAATCGGATACTGACGCTATCCCTGTTGCAGAAGTCATATTGGCACGAGTCCATGTAATTGTTGAAACAAAATTCTCATTTTCAAACACCTCGTCCATGATAGACTGCACTCGATGGACATTTTCATTATTGATCTGGACAAAGATGCTGCCGCTATCTGTCAACAAGTCTTTGGCAACAATCAGTCGGTCACGCAGATAAGCGAGGTATGAATGGACACCGAGTGTCCATGTGTCGCGGTAGGCTTTGATCTGCTCCTGTTCACGGGTTAAATCTTGTTCTCTGTCCTTCACATCACGTTGAAAGACGGTAGGTTGGAAATTGGAGGCGAATTTGATGCCGTAGGGTGGGTCAACATAAATCATTTGCACCTTACCGGCAAGGTTTTCTCGGTGCGCGAGGGAACTCATCACAGTAAGGCTATCGCCGAGGATGAGGCGGTTTGCCCAGTCTATGTCTCGCTTGTAAAAATCAATCGCTTCGCTATACGTCTGCTGTGGGTCGGCAAAGAGATCGCGCTGGACGTTTTGGCACTCAGCGACTTTCAAGATGGCTTTGGCACTGACACGTTCGTGGATATGCAACGCAACTGGATCGACGGTGAAAGATTTTGCTTCCTGTTTCCCTGCCCATTCGAGCCACGGTTCGTGGTGTCGGAGTGCATCGGCGATGGTCTTCGCTTCCTCCGCAGTGAGTGTTCGCTGTTGTGCGATTTGTAGTAATTCTGGGAGTTCGTCTGCATCTCCGTTTGGGTCGGATCGGAGGTTGGGGGGTAGGTGAGGATTGTAGGCGTATTCCTGTTTCGGTGTCTCTTGGATTTTGCCTTGTGCGGCGATGCCTGCGGGTGGGTTGTTTTTTCGAGTGGCGGTATCGTGTCGGTAGTCTTGGACCTCTTTTTGTTGCGTGGTGCGTCTGTTTCTTGCCATTCTGTGCTTCCTTCATAAAAATCGAAAAGGTTAGTCAATTACGTTTTTACTTGATTTTATACGTTTTTTACTTGATTTTTATTGCAGAATCAGTGTAATATAATGTATCAGATAAATGTTCTTAAGTCAAGGAGGAAAACTATTTGGACACACTACGACCTGTTGATCGGCATACACGTAACCAACTTAATACCTATCTTGGTAAAATTGAGAATGCTCTTGAAGCAGATGTTCTCACTATTTCTAGTCCGATGGTACTCAGTTTAGAGTACAAAGTAAAATATGCCATTGAGTTGTTTCAAGAGCGGAAATCCAGAATAGCCGTTATTCTAGACACACTTGGAGGGACCATTGAAGTGGTTGAACGCTTAGTATCTGTCATTCGTCACCACTACAATGAAGTTGACTTTCTGATCCCCGACCGTGCTATGTCCGCAGGAACGGTTTTTGTGATGGCGGGCGATAGGATTTTTATGAATTATTTCTCCTGTTTAGGGCCCATTGATCCTCAAATTGTCAAGAACGATGAATTGGTTCCAGCTATGTCGTATTTGAATCAGTATCAGCGGCTATCTGAAAAAGCTGAGGCTGGCCAACTGAACATGGCGGACATTACACTTCTCAACAAACTTGACTTAGGAGAGCTCTACCAGTTTGAACAGGCCCGCGAGTTGTCGCACGATCTCTTGATTAATTGGCTGTCCACCTATAAATTCAAAAATTGGGAGACTCACAGTTCTACAGGTAAACCCGTTACGGATGAAGATAAAAAGCAAAGAGCAGAAGATATAGCTAAAGTTCTAAGTGACAATGAACGTTGGCATTCTCACGGCCGCATGATTTCAAGAGACACATTAACCTTACGTTCAGAGGGTATACGCCTGAAAATTGAGGAGATTGAGGATCATCCAAATATTTTATCTGCTCTCAATGATTACGTTGGGTTGCTCAATGACTATATTCAGAGAGAGAAGCATATCTCGTTTGTACACACTCGCGAATATTTTTAATCAAAAAAGGAGGTCACAATGAAAACGCTACATCAATCCTTGAAGCACTCTCTAGTAGAGAATGTCAAAGACAAGAAAACCTCAAATACAACTGATGAGGTTTCTATGCTGCGCGGACAGGGTCCTGACATGACTACCACAAGAAACAATCCTAAGATTGATACTGAGCTCTTATCGGAGTTCCATCGCTTGGCCGAGGAATATGAACGTTTGACTGCTCCTTTAAAAGACATTGCCCGGGTTACGCAAGGTGCAGATTACAACATAGCGCATCCGCTTGCGCGCAAAGATATGCCTACCGATGCTTATCATCTTGGGAAAAATGTGAGTAAAGTTGAAAAATCCTGAGCACCAGTAAATATTTGTTAGATATACTATCCAATTCTTTTTCGGCGAGGAATTCTTTCCTCGCCTATATTTTTTCAGATAGTGGGAGGCACACGGAGCGTCCCTATTACCTTGCCTCGCGAGCACAGCTCGCTCCTACAAAGATATTTGATGGCAGAAGCTTAGAGATGGTGAATCCCAAATTGACGTTTCCGATACGTTCAACGGCAAACTACTGCATCGGTGAAAACCGGGCAGGTAGCATGAGTTTGCTCTCTTGTGCAATCGGTCTGACGGAGCCTTTGGGGGGCCAGACACCCTTCTCCCGTGTCTCTGCTCGGATCCGAGCTCGCGCCTCAAAACTCTCATAAGCCCATACATGGATAAAATTGTTAGTCCCACCGTATTCCGAATACCAACAACCTGCCAATGGTGAAAACTTCAGGCGTTCCGGAATCGCCGCGCTCCATGCCTCTAAAACCTGGGGCATGCCCTCTGGGGGATAGGTATACAAACGCATTTCATAGATGGGTCCGATGTCTCTGTCGCCCAAAGGCTCCATAAAAGGTGCCGGTAGAAAAATCTCGGATACCATTGAGACGATCAGATCACTGGTATCGGGAGGCCAGATTGGATTCGGTCCGGCTTCCGCAGCGCGTCGGATTTCTGCTCGCTGTTCGAGACTCTCGTAGGGCCATACGGCAACCATCTGATTCAAGGGTCCGACTTCGGTGTACCAGTGGGCACCGAGCTTCGATAATTCTTGGCGTGCGGGTAGTTTTTCGCTGAAGCGGTCCCAGTATTCGTTGAGTTGACCGAGTTTCAAGTTGTAGGTTCTTATTTCGTAGATCATGCTATTCCTCCGGCGTTATTCGGTTTGAGGCATTCTTGTTAAATTGTGTGGATGATACCTCAAAATACGACCCGTGTCAAGTGTGTTTAGGAGAAAGGCTAACCGCTAACTCCTAAGGACACTATATTTTTCTTGACGGCGACTTCTATCCGTGTATAATGAAGGAGAATTTAGCGAAGTCTTTGGAAGGAACCGAAATGCCGAATCCAGGTCCCAATCTGCTATATATCCACTCCGACCAGCATAACCCTTATGTAACAGGTTGTTACGGCGATCCGCTGGTGCAAACCCCTAACCTTGACAGTCTCGCCGCTGAAGGGGTCGTACTTGAGAACGTCTATTGCCCTTCTCCCATCTGCGTCCCCTCCCGGATGTCAATGCTCAGTGGACGATATCCCTACGAAAACGCCGTGTGGATGAACAGCCATATCCTCGATTCCGGGATTCCGACTTTTGCACACGCCATGGGGGCAGTAGGGTATCAACCCGTGCTTATCGGACGGATGCACTCGCTCGGACCCGATCAACTCCACGGATATGCTGAACGTCTCGTTGGCGACCACGGTCCGAACTATCACGGTGGCCGCGGTGTGGATCACGGTGAACTCTCTGGAACCGCGGGACCGGCACGCGTGAGTCTCGAAAAATCGGGGGCAGGACAGAGCGCGTATCAGGTGCATGACGAGGATGTAACCGCTGCGACGGTTGACTATCTCAATCGGCTCGGTGTCCAGAAACGCGCTGGATTCTTAGATGCCCCCTTCTCCATTTCCGTCGGGTTCATGTTGCCACATCAACCTTTCGTGGCGCGTCAAGAGGACTATCAATTATACGAAGGACGGATGACGATGCCCGAAAATCCTGAGCTTTTTTCAGAGGCGTTGCATCCGCACTTCCGACGGTGGCGTGAGCAGTGTGGGATTGTTGAGGTCTCCGACCCCGAGATTCTCCGCGCACGCACGGCGTATTGGGCATTGGTCGCGCGGATGGACGTAATGATTGGACAAATCTTGACCGCACTCCGAGAAAACGGGTTAGATGAGAATACGTTGATTCTCTACAGTTCCGATCACGGCGAACAGGTCGGCGAACACGGGCTTTGGTGGAAACAGACGTTCTATGAGCATTCGGTGAAAGTCCCTGCAATCCTATCGTGGCGCGGCACATTACCCGAAGGCGTGCGTTGTGATCGGGTCGTCAGTGCACTGGACTTAAATGCAACAATGCTTGATGCGCTTGAGGCACCGACGCTGCCCCATTCTCGTGGACGGAGCGTCTTGCCGCTTCTTCGAGAGGAAGACCCACAGTGGGAGGACATCGCCTTCTCCGAATACTGCACCGATGACGGTTGCTATCATCGGATGGTTAGAGATGCGGATTGGAAACTGAACTACTATCACCGACAACCGGCGCAGCTTTTCAATCTGAAGGAAGACCCGAACGAGTTGCGCGATCGCGCAGCCGACCCAACATGCCGAGACATCTTGGCCCAATTGACCGAGAAGGTTTTGGACGGTTGGGATCCAGATCAAGTCGCAGCACAGATGACAGCAAAACGCGCAGACACGCAACTTCTCGGTAGGTGGGGACGGCATACACAACCCTCAGACCAATACCGTTGGAATCTGCTACCAGAGATGGATTATTTGGATTGAGCTGATTTTAGAATTAATCGATACGGTGTAAACCGGCGAGGTTGGGAAACCTCGCCTACCCATGTGAGGGAAAGAGGAGAAACAACATGGCAAACAGTCCAATACGCAAGGGTAAACCTTTTAGTGAAGAAAAGACAAAAGAGATTGCTGAGCAATTCTTCCGTGATGGGTTCGTTTATATTCCGGGTGTGCTGACTGAAGGAGAGGTTACCGCCCTCCGAGAGAAGACTGATGAATTCTTCGCCGATCCGCAACTCGCAGAGAAAACGAATCCGCACCTTGCGGATGTCAGATATATCCAGATGGGTGCGCATGCGGATTCTCAGGAGCCGATGCCCTTCATTTTACGGAACACAATTGAACTGGATCCGATCTTCCGAGATATGCTTCTCCGTGAACCGATTCTCAGCTTGGCAGAAGCGATTGTCGGTGAGAACTGCAAGTTTTGTGGGCAAAATGTTCTACGGAACCTTCCTGGACTCTCAATTGATCGCTGGCACGTTGACGGTTCAGTGCATTTCCCCGTCACCGAAGAGATGCCGCGCCACGATCCACGCTTACGGATGCCCGTGATGTGGTTCACCGTCCAGATGGCGTTGAACGATATTGATACCATCGAGGAGGGACCGAC
This region of Candidatus Poribacteria bacterium genomic DNA includes:
- a CDS encoding toxin-antitoxin system HicB family antitoxin — translated: MTKDVFDGFMVNVFFDEDGDYLAHLVELPNVSAFGPTPAEALAELKTAWELMKECYQMDGEPIPKAPARNEYEGPFNVPVDTQLYHALADEAAKAGMSLYTLVTRKLRSAAPKV
- a CDS encoding site-specific DNA-methyltransferase, encoding MARNRRTTQQKEVQDYRHDTATRKNNPPAGIAAQGKIQETPKQEYAYNPHLPPNLRSDPNGDADELPELLQIAQQRTLTAEEAKTIADALRHHEPWLEWAGKQEAKSFTVDPVALHIHERVSAKAILKVAECQNVQRDLFADPQQTYSEAIDFYKRDIDWANRLILGDSLTVMSSLAHRENLAGKVQMIYVDPPYGIKFASNFQPTVFQRDVKDREQDLTREQEQIKAYRDTWTLGVHSYLAYLRDRLIVAKDLLTDSGSIFVQINNENVHRVQSIMDEVFENENFVSTITWTRANMTSATGIASVSDYILWYAKDKVRMKYNPLWLEWDERTSDPLLRRYTQVELEDGTRRGMSVEEKEKPWLLPKESRRFLELSVSSQSGGSATYKYQFEGQAYTPPGNRGWSTNIDGLNRLMKQRRLVGKERALYYIRYAKDAIGRPLTNLWTDTAGSREKTYVVETQPKVIQRCMLMTTDPGHLVLDPTCGSGTTAYVAEQWGRRWITIDTSRVSVALARQRILTATFDYYKLKDKSKGIAGGLINKSAAYITLKNMAQNTALDPIFTKHEPILKEKLDILNRTLGEVTPETRSKLLAKLEQKERLERKRSITDADRRRWQLPETSWQEWEVPFDMDPDWPQPLQDALTDYRKAWRKKMDEVNACIAASSESEELVDQPEVDRKRIRVSGPFTVEAVQPPEESLDIDSPIGGEPEETLDTYDAETDGQDAVNAEAYLDQMIRLLRNDGVRFPNNQTLKFASLDPLEGDILHAEGSWENDDTERLIAVVFGPQHGPVTTVQVEECLPIASRRGYDELVFAGFSFDGAAQAIIQEDPNPRVRIHMAHINPDVAMGDLLKETPSTQLFTVFGMPRTTLEEVANEEYIVKMEGVDIYNPVDNTVSSAGADKVAAWFVDSDYDGRTFCITQAFFPDKSAWNKIARALKGIIDEGQFEKFSGTESLPFPAGEHKQVAIKVIDPRGNEVMSVHSLRNQY
- a CDS encoding serine dehydrogenasease — protein: MDTLRPVDRHTRNQLNTYLGKIENALEADVLTISSPMVLSLEYKVKYAIELFQERKSRIAVILDTLGGTIEVVERLVSVIRHHYNEVDFLIPDRAMSAGTVFVMAGDRIFMNYFSCLGPIDPQIVKNDELVPAMSYLNQYQRLSEKAEAGQLNMADITLLNKLDLGELYQFEQARELSHDLLINWLSTYKFKNWETHSSTGKPVTDEDKKQRAEDIAKVLSDNERWHSHGRMISRDTLTLRSEGIRLKIEEIEDHPNILSALNDYVGLLNDYIQREKHISFVHTREYF
- a CDS encoding NIPSNAP family protein, which codes for MIYEIRTYNLKLGQLNEYWDRFSEKLPARQELSKLGAHWYTEVGPLNQMVAVWPYESLEQRAEIRRAAEAGPNPIWPPDTSDLIVSMVSEIFLPAPFMEPLGDRDIGPIYEMRLYTYPPEGMPQVLEAWSAAIPERLKFSPLAGCWYSEYGGTNNFIHVWAYESFEARARIRAETREKGVWPPKGSVRPIAQESKLMLPARFSPMQ
- a CDS encoding sulfatase-like hydrolase/transferase translates to MEGTEMPNPGPNLLYIHSDQHNPYVTGCYGDPLVQTPNLDSLAAEGVVLENVYCPSPICVPSRMSMLSGRYPYENAVWMNSHILDSGIPTFAHAMGAVGYQPVLIGRMHSLGPDQLHGYAERLVGDHGPNYHGGRGVDHGELSGTAGPARVSLEKSGAGQSAYQVHDEDVTAATVDYLNRLGVQKRAGFLDAPFSISVGFMLPHQPFVARQEDYQLYEGRMTMPENPELFSEALHPHFRRWREQCGIVEVSDPEILRARTAYWALVARMDVMIGQILTALRENGLDENTLILYSSDHGEQVGEHGLWWKQTFYEHSVKVPAILSWRGTLPEGVRCDRVVSALDLNATMLDALEAPTLPHSRGRSVLPLLREEDPQWEDIAFSEYCTDDGCYHRMVRDADWKLNYYHRQPAQLFNLKEDPNELRDRAADPTCRDILAQLTEKVLDGWDPDQVAAQMTAKRADTQLLGRWGRHTQPSDQYRWNLLPEMDYLD
- a CDS encoding phytanoyl-CoA dioxygenase family protein; the encoded protein is MANSPIRKGKPFSEEKTKEIAEQFFRDGFVYIPGVLTEGEVTALREKTDEFFADPQLAEKTNPHLADVRYIQMGAHADSQEPMPFILRNTIELDPIFRDMLLREPILSLAEAIVGENCKFCGQNVLRNLPGLSIDRWHVDGSVHFPVTEEMPRHDPRLRMPVMWFTVQMALNDIDTIEEGPTQYVRGSHYSGRHPNNQENPEFEGNKPVSIFCKAGDIYLQDPQCWHRGAPNLSDKTRYILQSQYAAYWAYWRFNLCNEVPVPEDALENASDRLLSLLGHPRPSDVN